In Haliaeetus albicilla chromosome 2, bHalAlb1.1, whole genome shotgun sequence, a single genomic region encodes these proteins:
- the KCNK15 gene encoding potassium channel subfamily K member 15, translating to MKRQNLRTAALILCIFSYLLVGAAVFDALESEAESGRKRLLEQKRGELRRKYRFSAEDYRELERLVLQAEPHRAGRQWKFAGSFYFAITVITTIGYGHAAPGTDAGKVFCMFYAILGIPLTLVMFQSLGERMNTVVRLLLKKIKKCLGMRTTNVSMENMVLVGFLSCMGTLCIGAAAFSYFEGWTFFHAYYYCFITLTTIGFGDFVALQKNEALQKKPPYVAFSFMYILVGLTVIGAFLNLVVLRFLTMNSEDERRDAEERASLRRARNNIHLKPKEDSRSSNAIFLPVEDRTSQMNLIPLIQEDAERQRRQSANSAAAVPSFCTCLCYRPQLCGSPVPSHPETLSCHTNPVYYNSISYKIDEVSLSTRGQTGSSPGSTLSSNSPRCRQHPRLRRKSI from the exons ATGAAGCGGCAGAACCTGCGCACGGCCGCGCTCATCCTCTGCATCTTCTCGTACCTGCTGGTGGGCGCCGCCGTCTTCGATGCGCTGGAGTCGGAGGCGGAGAGCGGCCGCAAgcggctgctggagcagaagcGGGGGGAGCTGCGGAGGAAGTACCGCTTCTCCGCCGAAGACTACCGGGAGCTGGAGCGGCTGGTGCTGCAGGCCGAGCCGCACCGCGCCGGGCGGCAGTGGAAGTTCGCCGGTTCCTTCTACTTCGCCATCACGGTCATCACCACCATCG GCTACGGGCACGCTGCCCCGGGCACGGATGCTGGCAAAGTTTTCTGCATGTTCTACGCCATCCTGGGCATCCCCCTGACGCTGGTCATGTTCCAGAGCCTGGGGGAGCGCATGAACACCGTTGTGCGGCTACTGCTCAAGAAAATCAAGAAGTGTCTGGGCATGAGGACAACCAATGTCTCCATGGAGAACATGGTCCTAGTCGGCTTTCTGTCCTGCATGGGGACCCTGTGCATCGGCGCAGCAGCCTTCTCTTATTTCGAGGGCTGGACTTTCTTTCATGCCTATTACTACTGCTTCATAACTTTGACCACTATTGGCTTTGGAGACTTTGTTGCTCTGCAGAAGAACGAGGCTTTGCAAAAGAAGCCCCCATATGTGGCTTTCAGCTTCATGTACATCCTGGTGGGCCTGACCGTCATCGGCGCCTTCCTCAACCTGGTGGTGCTGCGGTTCCTGACGATGAACTCTGAGGACGAGCGGCGGGATGCTGAAGAGCGAGCCTCGCTGAGGAGAGCCCGGAACAACATCCACCTCAAGCCGAAAGAGGACAGCCGGAGCAGCAATGCCATTTTTCTCCCCGTGGAGGACAGGACGAGCCAGATGAACCTCATCCCGCTGATCCAGGAGGATGCGGAGAGGCAGCGGCGCCAGTCAGCCAACTCGGCAGCCGCAGTCCCCTCCTTCTGCACGTGCTTGTGCTACAGACCTCAGCTGTGCGGCAGCCCAGTGCCCTCCCACCCCGAGACCCTAAGCTGCCACACCAACCCCGTGTATTACAACTCCATTTCCTACAAAATCGACGAGGTCTCCCTGAGCACGCGGGGTCAGACCGGCTCTTCCCCAGGGAGCACTTTATCATCCAACAGCCCTCGCTGCCGGCAACACCCCCGGCTGCGGAGGAAATCCATCTAG